The genome window AAAACGCTTCGAAGGCCTTTACTATCGCATGTGCAAAGGAGCAGACATAGCGGCATTTATATTCATATTAAGAGAGGTTATTAGAAAACACAATACCATAGGCGCCCTCTTTAACTCTTGCTATAATGATCAAACCACTTTAAGAAAAGCACTTGGCATGTTTGCAGGACATCTAAAAGATATAGACACAACACCAATATATGGTAAATCAATAACTCCACGGGGGTTACTTCAGTTAATTCCATCGCCAGAAAACGGCGGCCCATGTAAACGCCTTAACATGTATCTGAGATGGATGGTGCGTCCATCAGACGGTATTGACTTTGGACTGTGGAAGCAGATCCCTCCATCGGCCCTTGTCTATCCACTCGATACCCATATCATCAGGATATGTAAGGAGCTGAATATGACAAAGAGGAAATCAGCAAACTGGGC of Nitrospirota bacterium contains these proteins:
- a CDS encoding TIGR02757 family protein — its product is MIRLKEVLDNLCDTPRLETHIKNDPIEFPHLYDDPADIELAGFIASSLAFGRIGLFKPVINKILSFADGSLYEYVINFEPHNEIKRFEGLYYRMCKGADIAAFIFILREVIRKHNTIGALFNSCYNDQTTLRKALGMFAGHLKDIDTTPIYGKSITPRGLLQLIPSPENGGPCKRLNMYLRWMVRPSDGIDFGLWKQIPPSALVYPLDTHIIRICKELNMTKRKSANWA